In Alosa sapidissima isolate fAloSap1 chromosome 4, fAloSap1.pri, whole genome shotgun sequence, the following are encoded in one genomic region:
- the LOC121707081 gene encoding helicase with zinc finger domain 2-like isoform X3 — MACTYSVGNAFVKSGLCYEVTVTFKSSLSGLFEQWLVLDFDIRPVLLQKLKVRVWQSLLEPEGVLETFAPILERWHKENRVIMPYLPHLPSRTQDELLKTYDLPQKKHGASKTADSITTISRQNYRERMHHFLFEEEHVEAEMVSRLDFRGTMTLSNNLTSPYEEIGFCALPGELFGTLAFSFNITQGAPEGFLLKREVESVLVGEVTSCDPKQKVYEAVIIRDVASDKEIHLQLSRICCSDLGLQKDQVRDMEVQFQLNRLSFCEMHKAIDLLPDLNNVLPDFTNSCVPSHSPKYPKLNANQQAAMEFILGELDGKNGVAPLLIYGPFGTGKTFTLASAAKEVVCQSSGRVLICTHTNSSADIYVSRHFHQYFEAGYHEVRPLRIKTTKKRIAVRATDAITLMYCLLSPNGQLFIFPMKHDLDSHRIVIITTSWAKNLRELKLPENYFSHIMIDEASQMLESEALMALGLAGPKTRIVLAGDHMQMGPKLFSVGDDKRSDHTLLNRLFYYYQSEKKNVALESRIIFNENYRSNKEIVNFVSTHFYTGKKDTIRACGNVPAHPKHYPLRFHHVRGEWHLHPKSQSWYNLEEAETVVNIVGELLDDWPLKEWGPQKAEDICVLSEGHQVQVVRDKLRRKRLGGVLVQNLANVQGKQFRVIVMTAVQTRDQLLMSNAKCCLEFFNDARVLNTAFTRAQSEVIVVGDSAALCFFGKCSKTWKYYIEHCIKKESAQPDHLTEEFLRKEVEEISRFQKAERNVDAEDSPLVEEDQMDLILQQMINDYADENSEQSDAESETQSNCPSQKSTRSSRNTHVYKQKQTWHTLTIGQTARSEDPSKSDMGRGIGHTAQRECLLESEKGSSIVGESFLCIFKDDFQHREHNKKSEFIQKEMVSISKDANTIRVLLQKRSYDCMPIWKIENGDWKITRYEHFDEQLRKKHVFIVQVICWKDHCLFPLGNVIDVLPIGTTVDEGLRVLDAKFKLDQLPPSDYPIADVDNRNTKDLRSVMTFTIDKSKATHLDDAISVCEKASHYEIGVHIVDVASSLKKDDELDRIAEKRGETCYHTGKKPIFMFPESHSMITWSLLPKGDRRVKQRSNDRRVISLIIKVDKKTGSIINKRLQFSQINSNRKLSYGEVERILSTVENGEWGVRNDLNCETLEDCIAVAYRFSQVCRKGRLQRDWLYCQPGKGQTPGRRRGHVMVEELNIMFNHEMANYLIGKDETKFFTPLRCQKPPDEEEVRKLKERYMDLIPMSAHLKHLCGGKEQDQGDGPFTVLSSTWSKLEEAVQRGQYDIMADLIGTDDHYPQLLPVISKLRDVQGKAYFVRSNSCADANVGHYSLVVDAYTYASSPIRRYMDIVLQRLFHSAYSRSCVEYSQLDIDKLCKQFEKNNQQAEEYEKQAEIMNLSISLRKQSSSNLACVVYVNKQEDHFTVSFLHNKGSLPEKLPLLYRDLLLDNQPKFDQERVKLKWRRRVYTLHSPRVRAELRKLEEGNPCIKVPRRTWHDIVVAVQSEDWATATDLICTCEMWSGEESEESESNSGDDIQQPQDKSRQEEHYTVHSLHLKHGETLKVQLTAEWDKDSWIVRPQLLYVKPNFVVCVDHAHQPADCFTKHAECDTKNYFKDVQEYVKIWKPLCQMVSASSAVGDGDSITIEDVRIAWEDTGRGNITGGSFSLPMELIKIWRIECDLAQCYLCIKKRNLKLNTRQSGDFCDPCTSFTWVVHGVVTSCERSGKKSRNQSKTVKFYINHRSMTHVPNEVLNSDFSIELIPKLPPDVRTENAINNIVKANDLVQIIALGWHMKKDDSEPIPKWHILKQMEGQIPKSLPELNDSQQSAVVHAVNNKFTLIQGPPGTGKTVVGAYIAYLFCKRLAEVDPEDKKEVVLYCGPSHKSVDVVAEYLLKFEDGLKPLRVYSKQIEMQEFPYPGSTLQLSRKSRQEKSNPQLRSITMHYRFRDNENPYSEEIKAFDEKIKTLQMSEPLTEAEEKEIENYKEVLNKAREYELKRHDVILCTCTAASSASLTKFISAKMILIDECAMATEPQALVPLVSYNPQKIVLLGDHKQLRPIVTNERAKKMGMSRSLFERCITYHAYKKAACTLNTQYRMHEEICKFPSSAYYNDKLITASSCKASVLQIQRHGMTRSTRIVFVDIKGEEISQFVSTKKGNEKSVTNREESIDATKIAGLLVNKGGVNQEDIAILSPYNAQVSDIKRRLNKKKLTQITVCTITKSQGSEWRYVILSVVRSCPIQEENTREFRSKHIGFVGDANQINVGITRAQDGLCILGNQELLTCSKAWKKLLKFYTEKNCVVTAEDIDVRA, encoded by the exons ATGGCATGCACATATTCAGTAGGAAATGCTTTTGTGAAGTCTGGACTGTGTTATGAAGTCACTGTCACCTTTAAGTCTTCCCTCTCTGGTCTGTTTGAGCAGTGGCTGGTGCTCGACTTTGACATAAGACCAGTGCTTTTGCAGAAACTCAAGGTACGAGTATGGCAATCTCTTTTGGAACCTGAGGGGGTCTTAGAGACTTTTGCGCCCATTTTGGAGCGGTGGCACAAAGAAAACCGGGTTATTATGCCCTACCTCCCCCACTTGCCATCCAGAACTCAAGACGAGCTGCTGAAGACATATGATCTCCCTCAGAAAAAGCATGGGGCCAGCAAAACAGCTGATAGCATTACCACAATCAGTCGTCAGAACTACAGGGAGAGAATGCACCATTTTCTATTCGAGGAGGAACACGTTGAAGCAGAAATGGTTAGCAG GCTTGATTTTCGGGGAACCATGACATTATCAAACAACTTGACAAGCCCTTACGAAGAGATAGGTTTCTGTGCACTTCCTGGAGAACTTTTTGGCACATTGGCTTTCTCCTTTAACATAACACAAGGTGCTCCAGAGGGGTTCTTGCTGAAACGAGAGGTGGAATCTGTTCTTGTTGGTGAGGTCACTTCCTGTGATCCAAAACAAAAGGTCTATGAGGCTGTCATCATTAGAGATGTTGCCAGTGACAAAGAGATACATCTGCAGCTGTCGAGAATATGCTGTTCAGACTTGGGTCTTCAAAAGGATCAAGTACGTGACATGGAGGTCCAATTCCAGCTGAATCGTCTCTCATTCTGTGAGATGCACAAGGCCATTGATCTCCTTCCAGACTTGAATAATGTACTCCCAGATTTCACAAACAGCTGTGTTCCGTCACATTCACCGAAATATCcaaagctcaatgcaaatcagcAGGCTGCCATGGAATTCATCCTTGGTGAACTTGATGGAAAAAATGGTGTCGCACCACTGCTGATATATGGGCCCTTTGGAACTGGAAAAACATTCACTTTGGCCTCAGCTGCAAAAGAGGTAGTCTGCCAGTCTAGTGGCCGTGTActtatctgcacacacacaaacag CTCTGCAGACATATATGTCAGTCGCCACTTCCATCAGTACTTCGAAGCTGGGTATCATGAAGTCAGACCACTTAGAATTAAGACCACGAAGAAAAGAATTGCCGTTCGAGCCACAGATGCGATAACACTGATGTACTGTCTTCTGTCTCCAAATGGCCAATTGTTCATTTTCCCAATGAAACATGACTTAGACTCACACCGTATTGTGATAATAACGACTTCATGGGCAAAGAACCTCCGTGAACTGAAGCTCCCTGAAAACTACTTTAGCCACATCATGATTGACGAAGCCTCTCAGATGCTGGAGAGTGAAGCCCTGATGGCTCTTGGCCTGGCAGGCCCTAAGACTCGAATAGTTCTGGCTGGAGATCACATGCAGATGGGGCCCAAGCTCTTCTCTGTGGGGGATGACAAGCGCTCAGACCACACGCTGCTCAATCGCCTCTTCTACTACTACCAGTCCGAAAAGAAAAACGTTGCCTTGGAGAGCAGAATCATTTTTAATGAAAACTACCGTTCAAATAAAGAGATTGTGAATTTTGTTTCCACCCACTTCTACACTGGCAAGAAAGATACCATTAGGGCATGTGGAAATGTACCTGCTCATCCCAAACACTATCCACTCAGGTTCCATCATGTTAGAGGGGAATGGCATTTACATCCAAAGAGCCAGTCTTGGTACAATTTGGAAGAGGCTGAGACAGTTGTAAACATAGTTGGAGAACTTCTTGATGACTGGCCATTAAAGGAGTGGGGACCACAAAAAGCAGAAGACATCTGTGTTCTATCGGAGGGTCACCAG GTTCAAGTCGTGAGAGATAAACTTAGGAGAAAACGTCTTGGTGGAGTATTAGTGCAAAACTTAGCCAATGTTCAAG GTAAGCAGTTCAGGGTGATAGTGATGACTGCAGTTCAGACACGAGATCAATTACTCATGTCAAATGCCAAATGTTGTTTGGAGTTTTTCAATGATGCCCGTGTCTTGAACACGGCTTTCACTAGAGCGCAGTCTGAGGTGATAGTAGTGGGAGATTCTGCTGCTCTCTGCTTCTTCGGAAAATGCTCCAAGACATGGAAATACTACATAGAGCATTGCATCAAGAAAGAAAGTGCCCAACCTGACCACCTCACAGAGGAATTTCTGAGGAAGGAAGTGGAGGAAATTTCAAGATTCCAGAAAGCAGAACGTAATGTTGATGCAGAAGACAGTCCATTGGTTGAAGAGGATCAGATGGATCTGATATTGCAACAAATGATTAATGACTATGCTGATGAAAACAGTGAACAATCAGATGCAGAGAGCGAGACACAGAGTAACTGTCCATCTCAAAAAAGCACACGATCATCTAGGAATACACATGTatacaaacaaaagcaaacctGGCATACACTGACCATAGGCCAAACAGCACGATCTGAAGATCCCTCTAAGTCTGATATGGGCAGAGGTATAGGCCATACCGCACAACGTGAATGTCTCTTGGAGTCTGAAAAGGGTAGCTCTATTGTGGGTGAGTCCTTTCTGTGCATTTTTAAAGATGACTTCCAGCACAGAGAGCACAATAAGAAGAGTGAGTTCATTCAGAAAGAAATGGTGTCCATCAGCAAAGATGCAAATACAATCCGTGTGCTACTACAGAAGCGCTCTTATGATTGTATGCCCATTTGGAAGATTGAGAATGGAGACTGGAAGATCACAAGGTATGAGCACTTTGATGAGCAACTGAGGAAAAAACATGTGTTCATTGTGCAGGTGATATGCTGGAAAGACCACTGCCTCTTTCCACTAGGAAACGTGATTGATGTTCTTCCCATTGGGACAACTGTAGATGAGGGCCTAAGAGTCTTGGATGCGAAGTTCAAACTGGACCAGTTGCCTCCTAGTGATTATCCCATTGCTGATGTGGacaacagaaatacaaaggACTTACGGAGTGTAATGACTTTTACTATTGACAAGAGTAAGGCTACACACCTAGATGATGCGATAAGTGTTTGTGAGAAAGCAAGTCATTATGAAATTGGAGTTCACATAGTTGATGTTGCAAGTTCATTGAAAAAGGATGATGAGCTTGATAGAATTGCTGAGAAGAGGGGCGAAACATGCTATCACACTGGAAAAAAGCCAATTTTCATGTTCCCAGAATCGCACAGCATGATAACATGGAGCCTTTTACCAAAAGGAGATAGAAGAGTCAAGCAAAGATCAAATGATCGAAGAGTCATTTCATTAATCATTAAAGTGGATAAAAAAACAGGCTCAATTATTAATAAGAGACTGCAGTTCTCACAGATAAATTCGAACAGGAAGCTGTCCTATGGAGAAGTGGAACGTATTCTCAGCACAGTAGAGAATGGGGAATGGGGAGTGAGGAATGATCTGAACTGTGAAACACTGGAAGACTGCATTGCAGTGGCATACCGATTTTCTCAGGTTTGCAGGAAGGGCAGGCTTCAGAGGGACTGGTTATATTGCCAACCAGGCAAAGGTCAGACtccagggagaaggagaggtcatgtcatggtaGAAGAGCTTAATATAATGTTTAACCATGAAATGGCCAATTATTTGATTGGCAAGGATGAAACCAAGTTTTTCACTCCCCTGAGATGCCAGAAGCCTCCGGATGAGGAGGAGGTAAGAAAACTCAAAGAGAGATACATGGATCTAATACCGATGTCAGCACACTTGAAACATCTCTGTGGTGGTAAGGAACAGGATCAAGGAGATGGACCTTTCACAGTGTTGTCATCTACCTGGAGTAAGCTAGAAGAAGCTGTCCAAAGAGGTCAGTATGATATCATGGCTGACCTTATTGGAACAGATGACCATTATCCACAACTTCTGCCTGTAATTTCAAAATTAAGAGATGTTCAGGGTAAAGCCTACTTCGTTCGCTCCAACTCTTGTGCCGATGCTAATGTTGGCCACTATTCATTGGTGGTTGATGCATACACCTACGCATCGTCACCCATTAGGCGCTATATGGACATTGTCTTGCAGAGGCTCTTCCATTCAGCTTACAGTCGCAGCTGTGTTGAATATTCTCAATTAGATATTGACAAATTGTGTAAGCAGTTTGAGAAAAACAACCAACAGGCAGAGGAGTATGAAAAACAGGCTGAGATCATGAATCTCTCAATCAGCCTTAGGAAGCAAAGCTCTTCCAATCTGGCTTGTGTGGTGTATGTAAACAAACAGGAAGATCATTTTACGGTGTCTTTCCTACATAACAAAGGTTCACTGCCTGAAAAGTTGCCTTTACTGTATAGAGACCTGCTATTGGACAACCAACCTAAGTTTGATCAAGAGCGAGTCAAGCTAAAGTGGAGGAGACGAGTGTACACATTACACAGTCCAAGGGTGCGAGCAGAACTGAGAAAACTGGAAGAAGGCAACCCATGCATCAAGGTCCCACGGAGGACATGGCATGACATTGTAGTGGCAGTTCAAAGTGAGGACTGGGCTACGGCAACCGATCTCATCTGCACATGTGAAATGTGGAGTGGGGAGGAGTCTGAGGAATCTGAAAGTAATTCTGGTGATGACATTCAACAGCCTCAAGATAAATCAAGGCAGGAAGAGCACTACACTGTGCATTCCCTTCATTTGAAACATGGCGAAACATTAAAAGTACAACTAACAGCTGAGTGGGACAAGGATTCTTGGATCGTCAGACCTCAGCTCCTGTATGTTAAGCCTAACTTTGTGGTTTGTGTTGACCATGCTCATCAGCCTGCAGATTGTTTCACCAAACACGCTGAATGTGACACCAAGAATTACTTTAAAGACGTCCAGGAATATGTGAAGATCTGGAAACCACTGTGCCAGATGGTCTCTGCTAGTAGTGCAGTGGGGGATGGTGACAGCATAACCATTGAAGATGTTCGAATAGCATGGGAAGATACAGGAAGAGGCAATATAACTGGAGGGAGCTTCTCTTTGCCCATGGAGCTCATCAAAATATGGAGGATTGAGTGTGACCTGGCCCAGTGTTACCTCTGCATTAAGAAAAGGAATCTTAAGTTGAACACCAGACAGTCAGGTGATTTCTGTGATCCTTGTACTTCCTTTACCTGGGTGGTCCATGGGGTGGTGACCAGCTGTGAAAGAAGTGGGAAGAAATCCCGCAATCAGTCAAAGACTGTAAAATTCTACATCAACCACAGATCAATGACACACGTTCCAAATGAAGTCCTCAACTCAGACTTCTCAATTGAACTTATTCCCAAGCTTCCTCCAGATGT ACGGACAGAAAATGCCATTAACAACATTGTGAAAGCAAATGATCTTGTCCAGATTATTGCACTTGGATGGCATATGAAGAAAGATG ACTCTGAGCCCATACCAAAGTGGCATATCCTGAAACAAATGGAAGGGCAAATTCCAAAATCACTTCCTGAACTGAATGATAGTCAGCAAAGTGCTGTAGTACATGCTGTCAACAACAAATTCACTTTAATACAAGGTCCACCAG GTACTGGGAAGACTGTTGTTGGAGCCTACATAGCATATTTATTCTGTAAACGACTGGCGGAGGTTGATCCTGAAGACAAGAAAGAAGTTGTTCTCTACTGTGGTCCCTCCCATAAGTCAGTTGATGTTGTCGCTG AGTACCTTCTTAAATTTGAAGACGGACTGAAACCTTTAAGGGTGTACAGCAAGCAGATAGAGATGCAGGAATTCCCCTACCCAGGAAGCACTCTGCAACTGTCACGGAAGTCACGGCAGGAAAAATCAAACCCACAGCTCAG gAGCATTACCATGCATTATCGTTTTCGGGACAATGAAAACCCTTACTCAGAGGAAATAAAGGCCTTTGATgagaaaataaaaacacttcAAATGTCGGAGCCATTAACGGAAGCTGAAGAAAAGGAAATAGAAAA CTACAAAGAAGTGCTCAATAAAGCGCGGGAGTATGAACTGAAGAGACACGATGTTATCCTCTGCACTTGCACGGCAGCGTCCTCTGCAAGCCTCACAAAGTTCATCAGCGCCAAAATGATCCTGATTGATGAGTGCGCCATGGCAACAGAGCCGCAAGCACTGGTACCACTGGTCAGCTACAACCCCCAGAAG ATTGTATTACTGGGTGACCACAAACAGTTGCGACCCATAGTGACCAATGAAAGGGCAAAGAAGATGGGCATGTCAAGGTCTCTCTTTGAGCGCTGTATAACCTACCATGCGTATAAAAAGGCAGCTTGTACGCTCAACACGCAGTACAGAATG